The Aythya fuligula isolate bAytFul2 chromosome 2, bAytFul2.pri, whole genome shotgun sequence genome contains a region encoding:
- the ABITRAM gene encoding protein Abitram: MAAGRAGGGGAARYFTRWYKPDVKGRPCEDFCVLQHSNRICVITLAEAHPLLQNGKTIKSINYQISPNCSRLQNKVSGKSKRGAQFLTELAPLCRISSTDGEEYTIYSCIRGRLIEVNENILSNPAILQEKPSTEGYIAVVLPKFEESKSITQGLLTQEEYEEVLLKRHNNSA; this comes from the exons atggcggcggggcgggcgggcggcggcggggcggcgcggTACTTCACCCGCTGGTACAAGCCAG ACGTGAAGGGGCGGCCGTGCGAGGACTTCTGCGTGCTGCAGCACTCCAACAG AATCTGTGTCATCACCTTGGCAGAAGCCCACCCTCttcttcaaaatggaaaaacaattaaaagtaTTAATTACCAAATCAGTCCCAACTGTAGCAGACTTCAGAATAAGGTCTCTGGGAAGTCAAAAAGG GGAGCTCAGTTTTTAACAGAACTTGCCCCACTGTGCAGGATATCCTCAACAGATGGAGAAGAGTACACGATTTATAG TTGTATACGAGGGCGACTGAtagaagtaaatgaaaacattcttaGCAATCCAGCTATTTTGCAAGAAAAG CCATCAACTGAGGGATACATTGCAGTGGTTCTACCCAAATTTGAAGAGAGCAAGAGTATAACTCAGGGACTTCTGACGCAGGAGGAATACGAGGAAGTTTTGTTGAAACGTCATAATAATTCTGCATGA